One genomic window of Microbacterium testaceum StLB037 includes the following:
- a CDS encoding proline iminopeptidase-family hydrolase — MQREITVPFHDGFTWARLTEPAEPTGKAPLFVLHGGPGMAHNYVANLDALADLTGRTVVHYDQIGCGKSSHHPDAPASQWVPQLFVDEFHTLREALGFDEYHVLGQSWGGMLGAEIAVRQPAGLRSLEICNSPASMELWLAGAARLRAELPAEAREALDRHEADGTLDHPDYVDATRVFYERHVCRVTPMPQDFVDSEQQMLADPTVYFTMNGPNEFHVVGTGKDWTIIDRLPRVAVPTLVVAGEFDEATPETWEPFVEHIPGARAHVFEGASHCTHLEQPDEFRRVIADFLAPLP, encoded by the coding sequence ATGCAACGCGAGATCACCGTCCCCTTCCACGACGGCTTCACCTGGGCCCGCCTCACGGAACCCGCCGAGCCGACCGGGAAAGCGCCCCTGTTCGTCCTGCACGGCGGCCCGGGAATGGCGCACAACTACGTCGCGAACCTCGACGCGCTCGCCGACCTCACCGGACGCACCGTCGTGCACTACGACCAGATCGGGTGCGGGAAGAGCTCGCACCACCCCGACGCTCCGGCCTCGCAGTGGGTTCCGCAGCTCTTCGTCGACGAGTTCCACACCCTGCGCGAGGCCCTGGGGTTCGACGAGTACCACGTGCTCGGACAGTCGTGGGGCGGCATGCTCGGCGCCGAGATCGCCGTCCGTCAGCCGGCGGGGCTCCGGAGTCTGGAGATCTGCAACTCCCCGGCATCCATGGAACTGTGGCTCGCGGGCGCGGCCCGCCTCCGCGCGGAACTCCCCGCGGAGGCCCGCGAGGCCCTCGACCGTCACGAGGCCGACGGCACCCTCGATCACCCCGACTACGTGGATGCCACCCGCGTCTTCTACGAGCGGCACGTCTGCCGCGTGACCCCGATGCCGCAGGATTTCGTCGACAGTGAGCAGCAGATGCTCGCCGACCCCACGGTCTACTTCACGATGAACGGACCGAACGAGTTCCACGTGGTCGGGACCGGGAAGGACTGGACGATCATCGACCGCCTGCCCCGAGTCGCCGTGCCGACGCTCGTGGTGGCCGGCGAGTTCGACGAGGCCACGCCCGAGACGTGGGAGCCGTTCGTCGAGCACATCCCCGGGGCCCGAGCCCACGTGTTCGAGGGGGCGAGCCACTGCACGCACCTCGAGCAGCCTGACGAGTTCCGTCGCGTCATCGCCGACTTCCTCGCACCCCTGCCGTAA
- a CDS encoding APC family permease, producing the protein MSNTAPEAQQSLESFGYKQELKRSMSTLDLVVYGLVFMVPIAPWAIFGVVYNAASGMVPLVYLTGVVAMIFTALAYAQMSKAFPIAGSVFSYVGRGLHPTVGFFAGWAILLDYLLVPTLLYVFAASSMAGIFPDVPQWIWAVAFVIINTLINVAGIGSIKLANRVMLVIQLAFVVIFVVIAMVALNAGTVPGAEFTIAPLWDADKVNPALIATALSIAVLSFLGFDGISTMAEESTGDRKSGGRAMIIALLVVAVLFITQTWFASALAAGTISFGDDEVNNAFFVLVAQAAGSGWATAFLAVNVIAVGIANAVAAQAATSRLLYSMSRDRRLPAFLSKVNSRQVPMAAILLVSAVSLVLVLFFVGQIAVISSLVNFGALLGFLLLHVSVAVYYLGKKKSKNYLLHLIVPLVGFLIIGYVLLNADMTAKIGGIVWLVVGGIVYAIYARKNGGATGPLPEHATATAGEGGGEVASR; encoded by the coding sequence ATGTCGAACACCGCCCCCGAGGCCCAGCAATCGCTGGAGTCCTTCGGCTACAAGCAGGAGCTCAAGCGCTCCATGTCCACCCTCGACCTCGTGGTCTACGGGCTCGTCTTCATGGTGCCGATCGCCCCCTGGGCCATCTTCGGCGTCGTCTACAACGCCGCCAGCGGCATGGTGCCGTTGGTCTACCTCACCGGTGTCGTCGCGATGATCTTCACCGCGCTCGCCTACGCGCAGATGTCGAAGGCGTTCCCGATCGCCGGGTCGGTCTTCTCGTACGTCGGCCGCGGGCTCCACCCCACCGTCGGCTTCTTCGCCGGCTGGGCGATCCTGCTCGACTATCTGCTCGTCCCCACGCTGCTGTACGTCTTCGCGGCGTCGAGCATGGCCGGCATCTTCCCCGACGTGCCGCAGTGGATCTGGGCCGTCGCCTTCGTCATCATCAACACGCTCATCAACGTCGCGGGCATCGGCTCGATCAAGCTCGCGAACCGGGTCATGCTCGTCATCCAGCTCGCTTTCGTGGTGATCTTCGTCGTCATCGCGATGGTCGCGTTGAACGCCGGCACGGTTCCGGGTGCGGAGTTCACGATCGCTCCGCTGTGGGATGCCGACAAGGTCAACCCCGCGCTCATCGCGACCGCCCTCTCGATCGCGGTGCTGAGCTTCCTCGGCTTCGACGGCATCTCGACGATGGCCGAGGAGTCCACGGGCGACCGCAAGTCCGGCGGACGCGCGATGATCATCGCCCTGCTCGTGGTCGCGGTGCTCTTCATCACGCAGACCTGGTTCGCCAGCGCGCTCGCCGCCGGCACCATCTCGTTCGGCGACGACGAGGTCAACAACGCCTTCTTCGTCCTCGTCGCGCAGGCGGCCGGTTCGGGCTGGGCCACCGCGTTCCTCGCCGTCAACGTCATCGCGGTCGGCATCGCCAACGCGGTCGCCGCCCAGGCCGCGACCTCACGTCTGCTGTACTCGATGAGCCGCGACCGGCGCCTGCCCGCCTTCCTGTCGAAGGTGAACTCCCGCCAGGTGCCGATGGCGGCCATCCTGCTCGTGAGCGCGGTGTCGCTCGTGCTGGTGCTGTTCTTCGTCGGGCAGATCGCCGTGATCTCGTCGCTCGTGAACTTCGGCGCCCTCCTCGGATTCCTGCTCCTGCACGTCTCGGTCGCGGTCTACTACCTCGGCAAGAAGAAGTCGAAGAACTACCTGCTCCACCTCATCGTGCCGCTCGTCGGGTTCCTCATCATCGGATACGTGCTCCTCAACGCCGACATGACGGCGAAGATCGGCGGCATCGTGTGGCTCGTCGTCGGCGGCATCGTCTACGCCATCTACGCGCGCAAGAACGGCGGCGCGACGGGCCCGCTCCCCGAGCACGCGACCGCGACCGCCGGCGAGGGCGGCGGCGAGGTGGCATCCCGATGA
- a CDS encoding acetamidase/formamidase family protein, translating into MTELFLGKEHGRPGHDASVPPVLRVRPGTGEALAFQTDDAVYRELHEHGDLGRLRAPLNPVTGPVFVEGARPGDALAVTIHEIRLTDTGWAMSLPGVGALRDRMPDRVVTRRIPIDAAGVHLTDAVTVAPLPMVGCIGTAPAAGTASTVMPAHAIGGNMDVTDIAPGATVYLPVEVEGALLAIGDVHAIMARGESSFVAIEAEGTVVVSIDLVPGMALRAPRIATAEEWIFVGLGATVQESVRRGYEDAFDAFIERGWDAMDAYTVMSALAHSELGGPTGAVDPDPLHPFDAVGAVTLHRVPRALLDEGADERADDR; encoded by the coding sequence ATGACGGAGCTCTTCCTCGGCAAGGAGCACGGTCGCCCCGGCCACGACGCGTCGGTGCCCCCGGTGCTGCGCGTGCGGCCCGGGACGGGGGAGGCCCTCGCGTTCCAGACCGACGACGCGGTGTACCGCGAGCTGCACGAGCACGGTGACCTCGGTCGGCTGCGGGCACCGCTGAACCCGGTCACGGGGCCGGTGTTCGTCGAGGGCGCGCGACCCGGTGATGCCCTCGCCGTGACGATCCACGAGATCCGCCTCACCGACACCGGGTGGGCGATGAGCCTGCCCGGTGTCGGGGCGCTGCGCGACCGCATGCCCGACCGCGTCGTCACGCGCCGCATCCCGATCGACGCCGCCGGCGTGCATCTCACGGATGCCGTGACCGTCGCGCCCCTCCCCATGGTGGGCTGCATCGGCACGGCGCCCGCGGCGGGGACGGCCTCCACGGTCATGCCCGCCCACGCGATCGGCGGCAACATGGACGTCACCGACATCGCGCCCGGGGCCACGGTCTACCTGCCCGTCGAGGTCGAGGGGGCCCTCCTCGCGATCGGCGACGTGCACGCCATCATGGCGCGCGGCGAGTCGTCGTTCGTCGCGATCGAGGCGGAGGGGACGGTCGTCGTCTCGATCGACCTGGTGCCGGGCATGGCCCTGCGTGCCCCGCGCATCGCGACCGCCGAGGAGTGGATCTTCGTCGGTCTGGGCGCCACCGTGCAGGAGAGCGTCCGGCGCGGCTACGAGGATGCCTTCGACGCGTTCATCGAGCGGGGATGGGATGCCATGGACGCCTACACCGTGATGAGCGCGCTCGCGCATTCCGAGCTGGGCGGGCCGACCGGGGCCGTGGACCCCGACCCCCTGCATCCCTTCGACGCGGTGGGTGCGGTGACCCTGCACCGCGTGCCGCGGGCGCTGCTGGACGAGGGCGCGGACGAGAGAGCCGACGACCGCTGA